A single genomic interval of bacterium harbors:
- the galT gene encoding galactose-1-phosphate uridylyltransferase, whose product MRLPLASASPRRIIPPMFEMRFNPIAGEWVVVAAERMKRPVFPSDSCPFCPGVGQTPRDYDVFVYQNDYPSMSLTSPSDPWAGPSGPSTDDAPSLYVSMPSHGACEVILYSPIHDANIYDLPDWHVEKLVRCWQDRTKELGSRKAIRYVFIFENRGEAVGVTIHHPHGQIYAFPFVPAKIKQEIASCRRYFAARSRCLLCDMVREELRNRKRIVAENDHFICIVPYFARFPFEAHVIARRHLSSIVDLDEAERRAFGEMLQNLVRGLDNLFGFRTAYIMAFHQAPTDGGDYSAYHFHVEFYPAHADSKTRKHLSGTEIGIDVFVNPSDVEANAAQLRQAINQS is encoded by the coding sequence GTGAGATTGCCTCTCGCATCAGCATCGCCTCGGCGTATAATCCCGCCCATGTTTGAGATGCGGTTCAATCCAATAGCGGGCGAGTGGGTGGTCGTGGCGGCTGAGAGAATGAAACGACCCGTCTTTCCGAGCGACTCCTGTCCCTTTTGCCCCGGCGTAGGGCAAACCCCTCGAGACTACGACGTGTTCGTGTATCAGAACGACTACCCGTCGATGTCTCTGACCTCGCCTTCCGACCCCTGGGCCGGCCCCTCCGGACCGTCAACCGATGACGCACCCAGCCTCTACGTCAGCATGCCCTCCCACGGCGCGTGCGAGGTGATTCTCTACAGCCCCATTCACGACGCAAACATCTACGACCTGCCCGACTGGCATGTGGAGAAACTCGTCCGGTGCTGGCAAGACCGCACGAAGGAGCTCGGCTCTCGAAAAGCCATTAGGTATGTCTTCATCTTCGAGAACCGCGGTGAGGCCGTTGGAGTTACTATTCACCATCCGCACGGCCAGATTTATGCCTTCCCGTTCGTGCCCGCTAAGATCAAGCAGGAAATCGCGTCATGCCGTCGCTACTTCGCGGCTCGGTCCCGCTGCCTTCTGTGCGACATGGTTCGGGAGGAGCTGCGCAATCGTAAACGCATCGTGGCCGAGAACGACCACTTCATCTGCATCGTTCCCTACTTCGCACGGTTCCCGTTCGAGGCGCACGTAATAGCTCGCCGGCACTTGAGCTCCATAGTCGATTTAGATGAGGCTGAGCGGAGGGCGTTCGGCGAGATGCTTCAGAATCTGGTCCGAGGGTTAGATAACCTGTTCGGTTTCAGGACAGCATACATCATGGCCTTCCACCAAGCGCCCACGGACGGCGGCGACTACTCCGCCTATCACTTCCACGTTGAGTTCTATCCTGCCCACGCCGACAGCAAAACGCGTAAACATCTCTCTGGGACAGAGATCGGCATAGACGTATTCGTCAATCCGTCCGATGTCGAGGCGAACGCGGCGCAGCTTAGGCAAGCTATTAACCAGTCGTAG
- the holA gene encoding DNA polymerase III subunit delta produces the protein MSAEPSQIEKIGRVVSAIEAGKAPSVLFLYGEEEFLITEARERITEALKRRLGEAAELVEVPGGVEDLRAILSELLSSSLFSSNKVVLVRDFTAVAGKGASKKKEVLDFAGRLGAGLPKGKFCVLSVCESGTPVAAFAKSLKNAVVLNFPKIKSFPGMQVQRDPLFAFVGEFLTRSGKTITSDAFLALKDSVGTDLRTICSELEKLCLFVGEKNRIDAKDVDAIVSAARQRASFELADAVARKNVGQAFETLANLLRENTPPLFIVQSLASQFRYLLQARVLLSRHLDEAQVSAMSFFRFRDGMMKELVGLVPMFGSGPTNLLTRNPFVIHKSLQMATKFSHKELAAALVKVSETDAAIKRSLAPASQLVRSLVLDLAAPSS, from the coding sequence ATGAGCGCTGAACCTTCACAAATCGAGAAGATCGGGCGCGTGGTGTCTGCTATCGAAGCAGGCAAGGCGCCATCAGTCCTTTTCCTTTACGGTGAGGAGGAGTTCCTAATTACCGAGGCGAGAGAGCGAATTACGGAAGCACTCAAACGCCGGCTGGGCGAGGCGGCGGAGCTCGTCGAGGTGCCGGGCGGCGTGGAGGACCTGAGGGCGATCCTGAGCGAGCTTCTGAGCAGCTCCTTGTTCTCATCGAACAAAGTCGTCTTGGTGCGTGACTTTACTGCTGTGGCCGGGAAGGGCGCCTCAAAGAAAAAGGAGGTCTTGGACTTTGCCGGCAGGCTTGGGGCTGGCCTGCCCAAAGGGAAGTTCTGTGTGCTCTCGGTCTGCGAGTCGGGCACGCCTGTCGCTGCCTTCGCCAAAAGCCTCAAGAACGCCGTTGTTTTGAATTTCCCCAAGATCAAGAGCTTCCCCGGGATGCAAGTTCAGCGCGACCCGCTTTTTGCCTTTGTGGGGGAGTTCTTAACCCGAAGCGGCAAGACCATAACCTCGGATGCCTTCCTTGCGCTTAAGGACAGCGTCGGGACAGACCTAAGAACGATATGCAGCGAGCTTGAGAAGCTGTGTCTTTTCGTGGGCGAGAAGAACAGAATAGACGCTAAGGATGTCGATGCCATTGTCTCCGCCGCTAGGCAGCGCGCGTCGTTCGAGCTGGCAGATGCGGTCGCTAGAAAGAACGTTGGCCAGGCCTTCGAGACCCTGGCCAATCTGCTTCGGGAGAACACGCCGCCTCTGTTCATCGTTCAGAGCCTGGCCAGCCAGTTTCGGTATCTCTTGCAGGCAAGGGTCCTGCTCTCGCGGCACCTGGACGAGGCCCAAGTGTCGGCCATGAGCTTCTTTAGGTTCCGTGATGGGATGATGAAAGAGCTGGTTGGGCTTGTGCCCATGTTCGGGTCGGGGCCCACAAACCTCCTGACAAGAAACCCGTTCGTGATACACAAGTCGCTTCAGATGGCGACCAAGTTCAGCCACAAGGAGCTCGCTGCGGCGCTGGTCAAGGTCTCCGAGACAGATGCGGCAATAAAGCGGAGCCTCGCCCCGGCCAGCCAGCTTGTGCGCAGCCTAGTGCTCGACCTTGCTGCGCCCTCCTCGTGA
- a CDS encoding metal ABC transporter permease, with translation MGADISFVESLRTFEFMRHAFLAGLIVGFTCSVLSVYVVLKRLAFIGQGISHSAFGGLALGLFLFEESAAADVKVDAVTLVFCLVVAVLIGWASRGRRISADSAIGIFFAVSMAMGVIFIALRKRYTGEVFSYLFGNILGVSSGDIIVISVLAVLVLVVVIAFFKEIFFFCFDERLATVSGLPTTFLHYLLLILIALAIVISIKVVGIILVSAFLVIPGATAKVLQVNYKKMLVISAVVGTASSLIGLYASYRLEIPSGATIVLVQFLALMLAMVFRKVRA, from the coding sequence GTGGGCGCCGACATCTCCTTCGTTGAATCGCTCAGGACGTTTGAGTTCATGCGACACGCCTTCCTGGCCGGGCTGATCGTCGGGTTCACGTGCTCGGTCCTCTCTGTGTATGTGGTGCTCAAGCGGCTTGCCTTTATAGGCCAGGGCATCTCGCACTCGGCGTTCGGGGGACTCGCACTCGGGCTGTTTCTGTTCGAGGAAAGCGCTGCTGCTGACGTCAAAGTGGATGCCGTAACTCTTGTATTCTGCCTCGTGGTCGCTGTCCTCATCGGTTGGGCAAGTCGTGGCAGGCGCATCTCCGCCGATTCAGCGATAGGGATATTCTTCGCGGTCTCGATGGCCATGGGCGTCATCTTCATCGCGCTCAGGAAAAGATACACCGGAGAGGTCTTTAGCTACCTGTTTGGGAACATCCTGGGCGTCAGTTCAGGCGACATCATTGTCATCTCCGTCCTGGCAGTCCTCGTGCTCGTCGTCGTCATCGCCTTCTTCAAGGAGATATTCTTCTTCTGTTTCGACGAGCGACTGGCCACTGTCAGCGGGCTGCCCACAACCTTTCTTCACTACCTACTGCTGATACTCATCGCACTTGCTATCGTCATCTCGATCAAGGTAGTCGGCATCATACTCGTCTCGGCATTTCTGGTGATCCCCGGCGCAACGGCGAAGGTCCTGCAAGTCAACTACAAGAAAATGCTCGTCATCTCCGCCGTTGTCGGAACCGCGTCATCGCTCATCGGCCTCTACGCCTCGTATCGGCTCGAGATACCCTCCGGAGCGACCATAGTGCTCGTTCAGTTTCTCGCCTTGATGCTCGCGATGGTCTTTCGCAAGGTCAGGGCGTAG